The region CGCAATGGTGGGAAGACCGGTTCTTCGGGTAGTGGTCATGGAAAAAGTAATTCGCTTCACAAAAGCGCCCGGCACTAATGGAGAGAAAGAGTTTTTTCACGTAGTGAAGAAATTCCTTCCTGGCACGGCTGGAACTGTAATAGCAGACCTGACAGTCAAAGGTGATTCACGTGTTTTTAACTTCAATTATAAATTCAACAATCTCTATGATTTCAAAAATTTAGAGGTCGCTGCTTTTATTCAAAATGATCTTACGAAGGAAGCTTTGCAAGCCGCAAATTCGGAAGTAACTTTCCCGCAAACACAAGGACTGGATTTGGTTTTAAGATCCGGAACTCCAAGCAATGTTCCTGATGTCAAAACAATGTGCGCCACCAAAACCTTTCCTACTGTCAACTTCATGAACATTGGCAACACTCCGATTACAAAAATTCTTTTTCGCTATTCATGCAATAATGGTCCTTCAGCAGAATATATCTGGACAGGAAGCATCCCATATCTATCAGAAAAAACGATTGCATTGGGAGAATTAGAAATTCCATTTATCCGTAAAAGTGGAAATTCCATTCAGGTAGAAGCAGTGGAAATAAATGGCAGTTCAGATATCGATCAAGCCAATAACAAACTGGAAATTGCTTTTGATGCACCTCCAGCGACTACACTTAACTCCAGAATTGAAATCAAACCCTTGTCAAAACCAGATTTGATCAGCTTCGAACTAACAGATGATGCCGGAAAGGTCTTACTTAAAGATGGCCCATTTGCCAACAACACTTTGAAAAGCTATCCTCTTACACTTGATAAAGACAGATGCTATAAATTATCGGTAAACAATCGTCATGTAAGTGTAAATGGTACCGCAA is a window of Candidatus Vicinibacter affinis DNA encoding:
- a CDS encoding T9SS type A sorting domain-containing protein, with translation MKTNLLVFACLLITSALTGQSPKKALYEHFTQASCPPCASVNPVLHPILDRNKDKVVQITHQVSWPGYDPMNEDNPSEVANRVSYYGTNAVPSGFLEGKKVQLTPSISVTDDLLQQAAEVASNYDLEINPKLNTGINELDVEVKVKLTDAMVGRPVLRVVVMEKVIRFTKAPGTNGEKEFFHVVKKFLPGTAGTVIADLTVKGDSRVFNFNYKFNNLYDFKNLEVAAFIQNDLTKEALQAANSEVTFPQTQGLDLVLRSGTPSNVPDVKTMCATKTFPTVNFMNIGNTPITKILFRYSCNNGPSAEYIWTGSIPYLSEKTIALGELEIPFIRKSGNSIQVEAVEINGSSDIDQANNKLEIAFDAPPATTLNSRIEIKPLSKPDLISFELTDDAGKVLLKDGPFANNTLKSYPLTLDKDRCYKLSVNNRHVSVNGTARLFDENNTLLFNTSLASQKIFTNDFTTYELVTKSSNVSVEINELEINPNPAGEDFNLSWHSERIQDAQINIINMQGELIRNYKIKMASGKNSLSINGSEILAGVYFVQINTKNKVVFKKLILQR